The nucleotide window GCAGTCAGCCACAGCCTGTGCCGCTTTATTGCAGAACTGGTCACCATTGACTCCTTGAAAGCACTCGACGGCCTGGCACTGGATGCACTGGTGGTGAATTTGCCAAGCGGGGTAGATTGCAAAATTAACTTTCAATACCTGGATCGAATTCGCCGGGTCACCTCTGTGCCACTGCTGATTCTCTCCTCGGAACCAGAATCTTGCCGGAGAGACTACTGCCAACTGAACCCAGATTACCTGCTCAAAGTATTGGACAAGCCAGCCACCCAGCACTCTTTACACAGCACCCTAAAGCAGTTGCTTGAGCGCCGCCCGGAGGACATCACCACAACCACTGTCGGCCAAAAACTGCTAAGCAGCCTCAACATATTGATCGCCGAAGACAATCGCTTCACCCGGGAGTTCTTGAAAACCCTGCTGTCCAGAGAGGGCGCCTATTGTGTCACTGCCTGTAATGGCATTGAGGCTGTAGCCGCATGCAGTAAGGAGCAATTTGACATCATGCTGGTGGACATCCATATGCCAGAAAAAAGCGGCATTGAAACCGTGCGCTCCATTCGCAAAGGCGGCAGTGACAACAAAGACGTACCCATCATTACCATTACCGCCGATGTCCTACAGCAAGAAAAGCTGGCCTTAAAAGAAGCGGGTATTACCGAACTGTTGTTCAAGCCCGTAGACGAAGAACAATTGCTGCGGCATATCTTGCACCACTGCAAGCCAGACGCCGCCAATATGCCCGTCTTCCACAAAAAACTGGGGGATGAAATCCCCGTAGAAGAGTTTCTTGAAGAGGTTCGCAACCTGGTAGATACCACAGCCACTGCTTTTGCCGAAGAGCGTCTGGAAGATGCCAGAGACCCGGTTCACCAACTAAAAGGCATCGCCGGTATTTTCAAACTGCCGGAATTGGAAGTTAAAGTGGCCAGTTTGCACAAGGCCATTAAAAACAAACGTCATTCCCAAGCAATGGCGGCACTGGAAGAAGTGCAGCAGGAATGCGAAAGACTGGAAGCTGGGTTGTATTCCAATACAGGCGCCAACATACCCTCCTGACCACCACTGTATTTACAACGCCTACGTCGCCATACCCCAAAAACAAAAACCCCCGCTTAAAGCGGGGGTCAATGCTCGGAAACCGGTGCCGCCAGGCGTTACAGCGCCCTTACCCGAACCACAGAGTCAATGCCGCCGATGGCAGCAATCACCGCCTCGCTGGGCTGCTGCTCAACATCAATAATGCTGTAAGCAATATCGCCACGGCTTTTGTTGACCATATCGATCACATTTAACTCGTTGTCTGCAAGGATAGACAGCACCTGACCCAATACACCGGATACGTTGCTGTTGCAGAACGTAATGCGGTAGCCACCGTTGCGACCCATGCGGGTTTTCGGGAAGTTTACCGAGTTGAGGATGTTGCCGTTTTCGAGGAAGTCCATCAGCTGCTCAGCGGCCATCACCGCGCAGTTTTCTTCCGCTTCGGCAGTGCTGGCTCCCAAGTGGGGCAACAGCAGAATATCGTCTCTGCCCAGTACATTGGGAGACGGGAAGTCCGCAACATACTTGCCCAGTTGGCCGTTATCCAGGGCTTCAATCACCGCTTCTTCATCCACAATTTGCTCGCGGGCAAAGTTCAGCAATACCGCATTGGGCTTGCAGCAACGCAGCATTTCCGGGTTAATCAGGTGATGAGTGGCTTCAATGGCGGGCACGTGCAGAGTGATGAAATCACAGCGAGACAGCAGTGCCTGTAGATTTTCCATACGCTCAACGCGGCTGGACAGGCTCCAGGCCGCCTCAATGGAAATAGCCGGGTCGAAGCCCACCACGTTCATGCCCAGCTCAAGGGCAGTATTGGCAATAATAGAGCCGATGGCACCAAGGCCGACAACGCCGAGGGTCTTGCCGGAAATCTCACTGCCTGCGTAGTTCTTTTTGGCAGCCTCAACCTCTTTTGACATCACACCCGCATCGTCCAGATGAGTCAGGCTTTGGCTGTAGTTCATGCCACCGACAATATCGCGAGACGCCAGCAACATACCGGCAATCACCAGCTCTTTTACTGCGTTGGCGTTGGCACCAGGTGTGTTAAAAACCACGATGCCCTGCTCGCTGAAGCGGTCCACAGGGATATTGTTCACGCCAGCACCACAGCGAGCTGCGGCCAGAACACTTTCGGGCACGTCCATGTCATGGAGCTTTTGGCTGCGCAGCATAAACGCATCCGGTGCCGTAAACTCGCTGGCAATCTCGTAGTTGTCGCGAGGGAATCGATCCAGGCCTTTGGCAGAAATCTGGTTGTAAGTACGAACTTTATACATAGTGCTATCTCAAAAAATACCGTCTTAAAAGGAAAATTCTGTGCGCTTATTGAACCTGTTGATAGGCCCACTCAAGCCAGGGCATCAACGCTTTAAGGTCATCGGCTTCAACCGTGGCACCACACCACAAGCGCAATCCTGCAGGAGCATCGCGGTAAGAACCAATGTCGTAAGCCACTTGTTCGCTATCCAATAATTTCACCAGGGCTTTGACCTTGTCCGCATCCAGATCCAGCTTCAGGCAAACACTGGTGTTGGAGCGAATGGCTTTATCAGCAGCCAGGAAATCAATCCAGTCATGTTCGGCAACAAACTGCTCTACCACAGCCAGGTTGGCTTCAGAGCGGGCAATAGCCGCATCGGTGCCACCCAGAGACTTCACCCAATTGAGGGCATCCAGGTAATCCGCTACCGCCAGCATGGAAGGCGTGTTAATGGTCGCACCTTTAAAAACCCCTTCAATCAACTTGCCGTTCTTGGTAAGACGAAAGATTTTGGGCAGTGGCCACTCTGGCACGTAGCTTTCCAGGCGCTCTACTGCGCGAGGGCTGAGAATCAACATGCCATGGGCGCCTTCGCCACCCAGCACTTTTTGCCAGCTGAAGGTCACCACATCCAGTTTTTGCCAAGGCAGTGACTGAGCAAATACCGCAGAAGTGGCATCACAAATGGTCAAACCGGCGCGATCATCGGCAATCCAGTCGCCATCGGGCACTTTCACACCGGAAGTGGTGCCGTTCCAGGTAAACACCACATCGTGGTCGGAGTTCACCTGACTCAAGTCCGGCAGCTCACCGTAGTCGGCGGTCAGAGCATTCACTTCGGGCAGCTTTAACTGCTTGGTAATGTCCGTCAGCCAGCCCAAACCAAAAGATTCCCAGGCCACCACATCCACCGGGCGCGGCCCCAACAATGACCACAAGGCCATTTCCACTGCACCGGTATCGGACGCAGGAACAATACCCACTCGGTAGCCCTCCGGCAGGCCCAGCAACTCAGCAGTATCAGTGCAAGCTTGTTCCAGCACCGCCTTGCCCAGACTGGAGCGGTGGGAGCGACCCAAGGTGCGCACATCGAGAGAAGCCACGTCATAGCCGGGGCGTTTGCTGCAGGGGCCGGATGACAGATTGGGGTTGGCCGGTTTCAGGCTGGGTTTCATGATAATTCCTAACACTATATGAGGTATTGGCTCAGAGGGTGTGCCAGAGCAGACATAGAAGGCAAATTTTTGAGGGCGCTACTATATAAAAAACCCGCAGGGCTGTCAGCCTCTGCGGGTATCAGAGAAGGCTATATCGATATAACGTGTTGACTATTTGCGAGCCTGACGCTCTTTTTCGATCAAAAATGCCGCCACTTTCAACATATCTTCATTGCTGCCAGCGGATTGACCGGATATCCGGTATTTGCCATTGACGATCAGGTTCGGGGTGCCAGTCACCCGATATGCGGAGACCCGGGACTGGGCCTGCATGGATTGGCTCTGAACACCAAAGGAATTGAATACGCTGCTGAACTGGTCGCGAGGAACTCCTGCTTCAGCAAATACTTCACTGATATCGCGCTCATTCTTGAGGCGATTTTTCTTTTGATGATAGGCAGCAAACAGCTTTTTGTGCATCTCATCCGCTTTGTTCAGCGCTTTAGCGGTGTAGTACGCACGGGTATGAATCTCTGCGGTTCTGCGCCCCAAGGTAGAAGGGTTGCGCACAAACACCACGTCTTCGGGCAGATTCTTGGCCCAGGGCTCTACCTTGCCGCTAAAATCATAGCAATGGGGGCAGCCGTACCAAAAAACCTCTGTTACCTCGATTTTCTGTGGGTCACTGGTTCTCACCGCCTGGGGCAACACAAAGTAGTGCTCACCCGCTTTATATTCTTCATTGCTCGCCTGGCAACCCATTGCCAGAGTCAGTACAAACGCCGATACAACGGCTGAAAACAACTTACGCATGCATTCCCTCCAAAAGGACCGCCAATAAAAGCGGCTTATGTTACCGATTCAGTGCTCTCTGTCCACACTCTTAGGGCCTGTTAACACTAATTGAGTCGCCACTGTTGTGACTAAAAAAGTGTCAATCAAGGCGCGAGTCGTGTGGTTTGGTCACTCCAAATGAGCGACGAGCAACACCGAGTGACACTTTTTTAGCCGCAACCCGAAGGGCTGGGGCCCCTGTTTAGAAACAGGAAGTCCGCCCAGCAGTGACGACTCAATTAGTGTTAACAGGCCCTACCGTAACCTAACAGCCTCAAGGCCAATCAAATATTCCACCACCTCAAGCATCTTGGCGCGGCTCCCCGCACTCTCTACAGTGACCAGGTATTTACCGTTAACGACCATACAGGGGGTTGAGGTGACAAGATACTGTCGACTGCGCTGTTCAGTCCGAACCAATTTGCCGCGCACCCGAAAGCTGTTGAATTGACGGCTAAAGACATCACCGTCCACACCGGCGGCAACAAACTGTTGGTAAATGGCGTACTCACTGTCCAACTTTTGACCTTTGACATGTATCGCATCAAACAACCTGGGGTGCATGACTGCCAGCTCACCCAATTCCTGGGCTGCGTAGTAGGCTTGGGCATGCAGCGCCATTTTAGCGTGCCAGATGGCAGGCATACGCTCAAAATGAACCTCTTCTGGCAACGCCTGGGACCACTCCTTGATACGCGTGCTAAAGCGGTAGCAGTGAGTACAGCCGTACCAAAATACTTCAACCACCTCTACCTTGCTGGCATCTGCAGTGGCCACCGGTTCCGGCAATACCCGATAGTGAACCCCCTTTTGATAGGCCTCTTGCTCAGCCTGTACCGCAGCCGTCAACACGCTGTACACAAACGCCAATAACAAAAAAGGCAGCCTAAGCTGCCTTTTCACACTGCGGGGAAGGATCACTCACCCGCCCCTATATGCAAGCCGGAAATATAGTTGGACACGGCCTCAATTTCTTTATCGCTCATGTTCGCTGCGATATCACGCATAATCCGGCTTTCACCATCGTTAGTGCGAGCATTGCTGCGGAACGCTTTAAGTTGCTTCGCCAAGTAATCCGCAAACTGGCCGCCTATCTTGGGGTAGCCCGCCGGATCATTACCTTGGCCAGACGGGGAGTGACACCCGGTACAGGCCGGTACACCGGTCTCTGCATTGCCAGCACGGAACACCTGCTCACCCAAAGCCAGGAATTCAGCGCTGTTGATGTCTTCCAATGGCCAATCTTTCTCTTTGGCGCCAGAAATTTGCATCGGGTTACTGGCAAAGTACGCAGCGATATCTGCCATATCCTGTTCGCTCATAGCATCCAGCTGGCCGGCCATTTCCGGCACCTGGCGAGCGCCGGATTTAATGTCATTCATTTGTTTGAGAATGTACTTCTCTCCCAAGCCAGCAATTTTCGGGAATGCTGGGGTCGGGCTATTGCCCGTTTCACCGTGACAGGCGCCACAGGTCGCGGCTTTGGCTTTACCGGCGCTGGCATTGCCTTCCGCCATAGCGACTGGAGACATCAGCAGCAGTGCCGCAGCAGTGGCAAGAATAGTGTTGTGACGAACCTGCTTCATGGATAACTTCACCTTGTTGCGAGTGACCTGGCTGTACTACTTGCTGGTCTCAGAAAAAACCAACCGTACAGTGATCTGGGTTATTATCGCACCGATTTCCCACCGGCTTGGCGGCGCATTATAGCCCGCATCGGCAACTGTACCAAGGGCAACACCCATGACACTGCAATTCAAAGAGGCAGCCTTCACCCAAAGCGCCCCTACACTGGCTCAATGCCCCCCCGATAAGGGTAGTGAAGTCGCCTTTGCCGGCCGCTCCAACGCAGGCAAATCCAGCGCACTAAACACATTAACAGATAACCACAAACTGGCCCGTACCAGCAAAACCCCGGGGCGTACCCAGTTAATCAACTTTTTCCAGCTCAGCGACCATCAGCGACTGGTAGACCTGCCCGGTTACGGCTTCGCCAAAGTGCCCAAAGCTATGAAGGAACGCTGGGATCGCAACCTGGCGGAATACTTACAGGAGCGCCAGTCCCTGCGTGGACTGGTGTTGCTGATGGACATTCGCCACCCCTTGCAACCCTACGACCTGCAAATGGTGAAGTGGGCCGCCGACGCCAATATGGCCACCCACATCCTGCTCACCAAGGCCGATAAGCTCAAGCGGGGGCCAGGGCAAAATACCCTGCAAAAAGTTCGCAAGGAATTAAAACAGCTGGGGCTGGACAGTAATATCAGTGTGCAGACTTTCTCGGCGCCGAAAAGAGAAGGCCTGAAGGAATTGGAGAAAGTGTTGCGGGGGTGGTTAACGGATTAGCTTCGAGTTGCGGGCTACGGGCGGCGAGCTGCCCGAGCGAGGTTGTCATCCTGAGCGTAATCATACTACTGCGTAAACCACAGCTAACGTCATTCCCGCGCAGGCGGGAATCCATCGACGACATTATCTCAAAGCTTTAGCGCTATACCCAAAATGGATCCCCGCCTACGCGGGGATGACACTACTTTTCTACGCCGTTCGTTACACTAAGGGTGCAGACTTGCTCGATCTGCTCGCAGCAAGCAGCCCGAAGCCCGCAGCGGTCTTACTTATCCAAATCCCTAACCCGATAGTATTCCTGCTCAGTCAGCTTGTGATATTTACGGACTTGAGTGCGGTAGTCGTTAATGGATTTGTAAACCTTGGCAAATGCTGGGTCAGCGGCGGCTTGTTCCTGCAACACGTCTTTGCTGATGCGATACAACTCTCGCAATACATCGTCCGGAAATGGGCGCACTTCCACACCGTGTTCGTTGATCAGCTTATCCAACGCACCAGCATTAGTGGCGGTATAGCTGTCCAGCATATCGGTACTGGCGGCGCGGGCGGCCACTTCCACAATGGCTTGTAAATCCGCCGGCAAGGTTTCCAGCTTTTCTTTGTTGATGATAATTTCCAGCGCCGGACCAGGTTCCTGCCAGCCAGGGTAATAATAGTATTCGGCCACCTGATGAAAGCTAAAAGCCAGATCATTGGCGGGGCCAACCCATTCGGTGGCATCGATAACGCCGGTCTGCATGGAGGTAAACAATTCGCCACCGGGGATATTGACCGCCTCGGCACCGGCGCGTTTGATCACTTCGCCACCCAAACCGGGCATACGAATTTTCAAACCCTTGAGGTCTGCCAGACTATTAATTTCCCGGTTGTACCAGCCACCCATTTGAACACCGGTATTACCGCCCGCGTAGGGCACCAAATTAAAGGGCTCGTACAACTCCCGCCACAGCTCCAGGCCACCGCCGTAGTGCAGCCAGCCGTTCAATTCCTGAGCGTTGAGGCCAAATGGGTAGGCTGCAAACAATACCGTCGCAGGGATTTTGCCCTTCCAGTAATAGGCGGCACCGTGGCCCATTTCGGCGGTGCCGCTGGACACCGCATCAAACACTTCCAGCGCAGGCACCAGCTGGCCGGCACCGTAGACTTTGATTTTCAGGCGGCCATTGGACATGTCGTCCACCATCTCGGCAAACCTCTCCGGTGCTGTGCCCAGGCCGGGGAAATTCTTTGGCCAGGTGGTGACCATTTTCCATTTGTACACTTTCTGAGGTGCCGTGTTGGCGGCACCCTCAGAGCCGTTATCACTGCCGCCACAGCCCGTCAGTAAAATTGCCAGGGCAAACGCGGGAAGCATTTTGGTGAGTTGCATGATGGTTCCTTGCAGAGTAGTAAAATTTGCCGCAAAGCCTGCAACTCAGTTGGCGCGGTGTCAAGGCAAGGCAGCGGCGGCCGCTGTCAGACCCGCCAAGGCGCCTTGTATTTTCTTCACCACTTCAGAAGCTTGCGCCAGTTGGTGCTTTTCCAACAGCTGCGCCGGATCATCGTAGGACAGCAGCACCTCACCAGTATCGTTCTGGTGAATCAATACCTTTTGGGGTAAGTCCAGAGCCGCCATCTGATCCGCTTTCATCAAGGGTGTGCCAAGGGCGGGGTTGCCGAAAATAAACAGCTCTGTGGGATTCAAGCTTTCGCCAACCGATGCGGCCCCGGCGCTGTGATTGACCCGGGCAAAGGTTTTTAAGCCCTTTTGGTCGAGGATATTCTGAAAGCGCTCGGCGGTTTCACTGTGGGAATTTTGGCTTTTTACACTGAGAATACGGGTCATGTCTGTGCCTTGTCTGGTTAGAAGACACAATGACCCATTTACAGCATCTTGGTTCCAGCTTTAAGGCTAGAGGCCTTCCAAATTAGCGTAGGCCAATACCAACCACTTATTGCCTTCCGTCTCAAAATTCACCTGCACACGAGCGTGGCTGCCGCTGCCTTCAAAATTCAGCACAGTGCCTTCGCCAAAAATTTTGTGCTGCACCCGCTGCCCCAAACTGAGGCCGGTATCGGCGCCACTGTCGGAAAAGCGCGAGGTACCTGCCGATTTGGCGTAACTGGTGGGGCGGCGCACCTGGCTGCTGAGACGCACCTCTTCCAGATACTCGCTGGGAATATCGCGCACAAAGCGGGATACGGAGTTAAAACTCTCGCTGCCGTACAGTTGGCGGCTCTCGGCAAAGGTCAGATACAGCTTTTCCATAGCGCGGGTAATGCCCACATAAGCCAGACGACGCTCTTCATCCAACCGCCCCGGCTCTTCGATACTCATGCGGTGAGGGAACAGGTTTTCTTCCATGCCCGCCAAAAATACCAAGGGAAACTCCAGCCCTTTGGCAGAGTGCAGAGTCATCATCTGCACCGCCGACTGGCCATCATCGGCCTGGCGCTCACCGGCATCCAAGGCGGCTTCATCGAGGAACTGCCCCAAAGCCGAACCTTCAGGGTCTTGCGGGCGGAAGCCCTTGCAAGCGCTGATCAATTCTTTGAGGTTATCCACCCGAGCTTGGCCGCGCTCGCCTTTCTCTTTGCCGTGGTATTCCACCAAGCCACTTTGAGCGAGGATATGGTCCGCCACTTCGTGCAGGGGCAATTCTTCGCTGTCAACATCCAGCTGATCGATCAGCGTCAAAAAGCCCGCCACTGCATTGCCCGCACGGGCGGTGAGTTGGCGCTCTGCCACCGCCTTTTGCGCGGTGCGCCACAACGACTGACCGCTGGCGCGGGCAGCATCTCGCAACGCCTGTACAGTTTTGTCGCCAATGGCTCTGGGGGGCACATTCACCACCCGCTCAAAAGCCGCATCGTCGTGGCGGTTAAGCAACAAGCGCAAATAGGCCAGTGCGTTGCGAATTTCCAGGCGCTCGTAGAACTTCTGGCCGCCGTAAATACGGTAGGGAATACCCGCTCGCAACAGCGCTTCTTCCAGCACCCGTGACTGGGCGTTGGAGCGGTACAGAATCGCCGCATCGCTGTGGCTGTTGCCGTCTTTTACCCAACCCTGAATGCGATCGCCAATAAAGCGCGCCTCGTCGTGTTCGTTAAAACCCGCGTACAGCGAGATTAACTCGCCATCGGCGCCGTCGGTCCACAGGTTTTTACCCAATCGCTCGCTGTTGCGTGCAATCACTGCATTGGCAGCGTTGAGGATATTGCCGGTAGAGCGATAGTTTTGCTCCAGTTTAACGGTGACCGCGCCATCAAAATCTCGATTGAAGTTGCGGATATTTTCTACCCGCGCACCGCGCCAACCGTAAATGGATTGGTCGTCGTCACCCACCGCCGTGACGCTGGCACACTGGTCTTTACCGGCGCCAGCCAACAGCCGCAGCCAGGCGTATTGAATGGCGTTGGTGTCCTGAAATTCATCCACCAGCATATGACGGAAGCGGTTCTGATAGTGCTGCAGCAGTTCCGGATGGTTAAGCCACAGCTCGTGGGCACGCAGCAGCAGCTCACCAAAATCCACCATGCCACCGCGCTGGCAGGCCTCTTCGTAGGCGGTGTAAATTTTTACCAGAGTGGTGGTGTGGGGGTCGCCAGTTTGCTGAATATGATGGGGGCGCAAACCCTCGTCTTTTTGGCTGTTGATAAACCACTGGCTTTGGCGAGCCGGCCAGCGGCTGTCGTCCAACCCCAGTGCCGCACTTACCCGCTTGACTACCCGCTGCTGGTCGTCGGAGTCAAGAATCTGAAAATTCTCCGGCAGGTTGGCTTCGCGCCAATGGGTTTTTAACAAACGGTGAGCCAAGCCGTGAAAGGTGCCCACCCACATACCGCGGGGGGGCATGGGCAACAGGGCATCGATGCGCTCGCGCATCTCCCGTGCCGCTTTGTTGGTAAAGGTCACCGCCAGAATTTCGTAGGGAGAGACATGCTCCACCTGAATTAGCCAGGCGATGCGGTGCACCAGCACCCGGGTTTTTCCAGAGCCCGCGCCCGCCAATACCAACAGGTTTTTATCACTGCTGGAAACCGCGTCCCGCTGGGCCGTATTGAGATCGTCGAGTATTGAGGTAACATCCATGGGCACGGATTCTAGCACCGAACAAAACTGGATTTATATACAGTGAAGCAACTGATTATTCTTTTTACTGTTTTCCTGACCTGCAATATCACCACGGCTGACGACAGTTCATCGCCACTGCGAGAAAACGCCCACCGCTATGTGGAAAGCCTGAGCGTGGATTTCGAGCTGCAGCGCAGCTTCTACACGGAAGAAACGGTGTTTGAGGATATTACCTCCGAGTCCTTTGGCCCTCGCTGGCAGTTTACCGGCCCTGATGCAATTATGGATTTTTGGCAACGCTCCTATCGGGACTACGGTGTGCTTGAGGTCAAGCCGGAAATCCACGACGTTATCGTGCAACCGCCCTTTGCCATTGTCACTTACAGCGCCCACGTTACCGCTTGTGGCATTGCCATCGGCCACCCGAACAAAGTGTTTACCAACCCCATTAAGCTGGTGACCGCACTCAGGTTTAAAGACAATAAAGTGGTGCGTCACACAGACTATGGGGCCTACGACAAAGCCAATCGTCGACTGGAGCAAATGAACAACAAGCTGGCCAACCAACCCGCTGACTCCCGCTGCGACAAATACACAGATTCCAAATAGCGCGTAAAAAACCTACACTAAAGCACCCATCAAGGTATCGGATACCTGCTGTGAAACCCGCCACCCTCACTCACACCATTAGCAACGCCCTGGATACCATGCGCCGCTCCGAGCGCAAGGTGGCAGCGTACGTTCTCGGCCACCCAGCGGAAGTGATTGGCCTGCGTATTGTGGACTTGGCTTTGCGGGCTCAGGTGAGCGAGCCCACCGTGGTGCGTTTCTGTCGGGCGGTGGGATGCAAAGGCTTTCAGGAATTTAAGCTGGCTCTGGCGCAACAACTGGCGGCCAGCCCCAGCTATGGGCAGATCGCGGTGACCGAAGGGGATTCGGTGCACCAATACACGCACAAGGTATTCGACTCCACGGTGGATACCCTGCTGCAAGTGCGCGACAGCGTCGACCCGGAACAGCTTGACCACGCCACTCAGGTACTGACCCAAGCCAAACGGGTGGAGTTTTACGGCTTTGGCGCATCCGCCTCTGTTGCTGCTGACGCCCAGCACCGTTTTTTCCGTTTACAAATTCCCTCGGCCACCTACTCCGATCCGCACTTGCAAAATATGTCGGCCACCTCCCTGGAGCCAGGCAGTGTAGTAGTGGCGATCTCCCAATCCGGCCGCACTCGCGCCCTGCTCAATTCCATGGAGCTGTCGCGCAATCGCGGCGTGGAAGTGATTGGCCTGGCACCCAGTGGCACACCGGTACTGCAAGCCGCCTCTATCCAGTTGCCTATTGATGTGGAAGAAGATATTCAGCTGTACACACCACTGTCATCCCGTATCGCACATCTGGTGGTAATCGACGTACTGGCCATCGGCGTTGCTCGTCAGAAAGGTCAGCAATTGCAAAGCCATTTGCAAGATTTGCAGGAAGGTTTGAAAGTTTTGCGGGTTCCCGACGCCTGAAGTCTCAGCTCCGCAACCCGGAGCCAAAGACACTTTTTTGTAAAGTTATGCGAATTCTCCACCTCGGCATGGAGGGGTTGGGTAGTGTCGAGCGTTTATATGTAATGTCTCTTTATTTTTAAAACAACAATCCTGGGAGAGGTAACTTCATGGCTTGGAAATCACTTTTGGCGTCGGCGCTGGCGCTGGGCACCCTGTGTGCACAGGCGGCTGACAGCGAATGGCTGCGCAACCCAGCGGTATCACCAGATGGTAGCAAAGTAGCATTTAGCCACCACGGCGATATTTACGTGGTCAACAGCCAAGGCGGCACCGCCGTTGCTCTGACCAATCACAACGCCTACGACAGCTACCCGGTATGGTCACGGGACGGCAAACAACTGGCCTTTGCCTCCGACCGCTACGGCAACTTCGATATCTTTGTAATGCCCGCCAGTGGCGGTCAAGCCAAACGGCTGACGTTCCACTCCTCCCCCGACATTCCCAGCGATTTCAGCGCCGACGGCAACAGCGTGGTATTCACCTCACTGCGCATGGACTCCGCGCAAAACACCCAATTCCCCAGCAGCCGACTGGAAGAAACCTACAGCGTTAACTTGGCTGGCGGCACTCCGAAACAAATCACTACCATCGTCGCGGAAAAAGCCCGTTATAACCGCGCTGGCAACAAATTCCTCTATCAGGACAAAAAAGGCTACGAAGATCAATTCCGCAAACACCATCGCTCCTCGGTAACCCGCGATATCTGGCTGTACGACACACAAACCGGCAAACACAGCCAGCAAACCCGCTGGTTAGGGGAAGATCG belongs to bacterium SCSIO 12696 and includes:
- a CDS encoding thiol:disulfide interchange protein DsbA/DsbL, whose amino-acid sequence is MRKLFSAVVSAFVLTLAMGCQASNEEYKAGEHYFVLPQAVRTSDPQKIEVTEVFWYGCPHCYDFSGKVEPWAKNLPEDVVFVRNPSTLGRRTAEIHTRAYYTAKALNKADEMHKKLFAAYHQKKNRLKNERDISEVFAEAGVPRDQFSSVFNSFGVQSQSMQAQSRVSAYRVTGTPNLIVNGKYRISGQSAGSNEDMLKVAAFLIEKERQARK
- a CDS encoding TRAP transporter substrate-binding protein, translating into MQLTKMLPAFALAILLTGCGGSDNGSEGAANTAPQKVYKWKMVTTWPKNFPGLGTAPERFAEMVDDMSNGRLKIKVYGAGQLVPALEVFDAVSSGTAEMGHGAAYYWKGKIPATVLFAAYPFGLNAQELNGWLHYGGGLELWRELYEPFNLVPYAGGNTGVQMGGWYNREINSLADLKGLKIRMPGLGGEVIKRAGAEAVNIPGGELFTSMQTGVIDATEWVGPANDLAFSFHQVAEYYYYPGWQEPGPALEIIINKEKLETLPADLQAIVEVAARAASTDMLDSYTATNAGALDKLINEHGVEVRPFPDDVLRELYRISKDVLQEQAAADPAFAKVYKSINDYRTQVRKYHKLTEQEYYRVRDLDK
- a CDS encoding DUF302 domain-containing protein, which gives rise to MTRILSVKSQNSHSETAERFQNILDQKGLKTFARVNHSAGAASVGESLNPTELFIFGNPALGTPLMKADQMAALDLPQKVLIHQNDTGEVLLSYDDPAQLLEKHQLAQASEVVKKIQGALAGLTAAAAALP
- a CDS encoding cytochrome c4 is translated as MKQVRHNTILATAAALLLMSPVAMAEGNASAGKAKAATCGACHGETGNSPTPAFPKIAGLGEKYILKQMNDIKSGARQVPEMAGQLDAMSEQDMADIAAYFASNPMQISGAKEKDWPLEDINSAEFLALGEQVFRAGNAETGVPACTGCHSPSGQGNDPAGYPKIGGQFADYLAKQLKAFRSNARTNDGESRIMRDIAANMSDKEIEAVSNYISGLHIGAGE
- a CDS encoding phosphoglycerate dehydrogenase: MYKVRTYNQISAKGLDRFPRDNYEIASEFTAPDAFMLRSQKLHDMDVPESVLAAARCGAGVNNIPVDRFSEQGIVVFNTPGANANAVKELVIAGMLLASRDIVGGMNYSQSLTHLDDAGVMSKEVEAAKKNYAGSEISGKTLGVVGLGAIGSIIANTALELGMNVVGFDPAISIEAAWSLSSRVERMENLQALLSRCDFITLHVPAIEATHHLINPEMLRCCKPNAVLLNFAREQIVDEEAVIEALDNGQLGKYVADFPSPNVLGRDDILLLPHLGASTAEAEENCAVMAAEQLMDFLENGNILNSVNFPKTRMGRNGGYRITFCNSNVSGVLGQVLSILADNELNVIDMVNKSRGDIAYSIIDVEQQPSEAVIAAIGGIDSVVRVRAL
- a CDS encoding YihA family ribosome biogenesis GTP-binding protein translates to MTLQFKEAAFTQSAPTLAQCPPDKGSEVAFAGRSNAGKSSALNTLTDNHKLARTSKTPGRTQLINFFQLSDHQRLVDLPGYGFAKVPKAMKERWDRNLAEYLQERQSLRGLVLLMDIRHPLQPYDLQMVKWAADANMATHILLTKADKLKRGPGQNTLQKVRKELKQLGLDSNISVQTFSAPKREGLKELEKVLRGWLTD
- a CDS encoding phosphoserine transaminase, with product MKPSLKPANPNLSSGPCSKRPGYDVASLDVRTLGRSHRSSLGKAVLEQACTDTAELLGLPEGYRVGIVPASDTGAVEMALWSLLGPRPVDVVAWESFGLGWLTDITKQLKLPEVNALTADYGELPDLSQVNSDHDVVFTWNGTTSGVKVPDGDWIADDRAGLTICDATSAVFAQSLPWQKLDVVTFSWQKVLGGEGAHGMLILSPRAVERLESYVPEWPLPKIFRLTKNGKLIEGVFKGATINTPSMLAVADYLDALNWVKSLGGTDAAIARSEANLAVVEQFVAEHDWIDFLAADKAIRSNTSVCLKLDLDADKVKALVKLLDSEQVAYDIGSYRDAPAGLRLWCGATVEADDLKALMPWLEWAYQQVQ
- a CDS encoding thiol:disulfide interchange protein DsbA/DsbL, whose protein sequence is MILPRSVKRQLRLPFLLLAFVYSVLTAAVQAEQEAYQKGVHYRVLPEPVATADASKVEVVEVFWYGCTHCYRFSTRIKEWSQALPEEVHFERMPAIWHAKMALHAQAYYAAQELGELAVMHPRLFDAIHVKGQKLDSEYAIYQQFVAAGVDGDVFSRQFNSFRVRGKLVRTEQRSRQYLVTSTPCMVVNGKYLVTVESAGSRAKMLEVVEYLIGLEAVRLR